The window GCATTTAATACCGCAATCAATCCACCGATATGGTCCGCATCTGGATGTGTAGCCACTACGTAGTCTAGTTTCTTCACGCCTTTTGATTTAAGGAATGAAACTACTTTTGAACCGTATGCTTTAGTCCCACCATCCACTAGCATGTTTTTACCGTTTGGCGCTTGGATTAAAATTGAATCCCCTTGGCCAACGTCTAGAAAATGCACCTTTAATTCTTTTGGTGCTGCGTTTGCAATTGAAGCAGGTAATAAACTGATGGCTAATATAAACGCCATGATAATCGATAAGTACTTTTTCATTACATTATACTCCTCCTATAATTCTATTTGCCTACACATTTGATGGTAGTTGATAGATTTGAGAAAGTCTACATGAATAATTAGTGTTCTGGAATATTTATTATGTCCAATTTCAATTCACCCGATGATAAAACAAAAAATTCTAACTATTAAGTTGACATTAATATAAATCTTCGGTATATTAACTTTGAATTAATGCAATCCGGCACTGTCGCAGGATGTCGGATTAAAAAGGCGATCACTCATAATTTGAGCGATCGCCTTTCCCTATTTCATTTAGTTTTAAGTTCTGCTTTGGCAAAATACACGGATATCAACTCTTCTGTTCGATTGCGCAACCTCACATTCAGATAGCGCCTGTGGTCCTCATATCCCCCATGCATGAAAGTGTATTGAGTAAGTGAGCCTTCGTTTTTCCCTTTGATAACCTTCATGCTGTGGCGCCTTAAATAGATATTCGTTTCCTTTTGTTCGATACGTATGAATTCGAGTGCTCCGTCAATTAGTTTCAGATAAGGTCCTTTCAGCTTGAATGGTCCGTTCTCGATGGACTTTCTGTCTTTTTCCAAAATCTGAATTATCATTGGAAAGTAAATCATGTTCTCGAAATATGGCAGTGCATCCTGCGGTATTAACGGCATTAGATCACCATTCTTTCTTTATGTACGATGGGAACAAGTGCGAGCACGTTATCGATTGTGAAGGTGCGTTTGGACTTTCGTAGAAAACAGTATGCGCGGAACGATACCTCGCCTACTTGTAGTACATTGATTCTTCGCTTGCTTATTGTTCCGTCCTTTGCGAGATACATCATATCTAAGGACTCGTTATACTCTGCAGACTTAATTAATTGATTACGCACACTCGTTCCCTCCTTTTCCCCAGTATAGAGAATACGCGTTCGTATTACAAGTAAATAAAAGTAAACAGCATCTTCCGAATCCGCATCCTACATATCAAATTATTAAAATATTAAATGAATATTTATATATATTCATACCATTCAATCATCTAATGTTAGTAGTGTGTTATGATATATTTAATTTCAAATTTAAGGAGAGAAATAATGAATAATGAACTAGATTTTATTAAAAAATATAATATACCTGTAGTAAAAATCGATCCAAAACGTAATTATTGGCTAGTAAGAACCAATGCAGGAGAGTATTTCGAAGAATTTTATCTAGGAGATTTTATCGGGATAAATTGGAATGAATTTAGTGATCCGCTCGACTTTACTGATGTTCACAAAGAAGATACAACCATTAATATTGCTGATACATATAAAGAAAATAAACAACCCGGTCACACGTATTCTCAAATAAAAAGGTTTTTCCATGAAATAAAAATTGGCGACATAATTATGATTCCTAGTAAAAATTCAAAACATATTGGTTTTGGGGAAGTTAGCTCTGACGTCTTTATTTCAAAGAATAGTCAAACTGAAATTGACGAAGGAGAATGCACGTACGAAAAAAGAAGAAGTGTTAAATGGTTGAAAACAGTGGAACGGAAAGAATTAGATCCTTATCTATATAAAATGATGAGTTCACATTTAACAATCAGTAACGCTAATGACTATGCGGATTCCATTGACAGAACCCTGCACACCTTTTATTACAAAGGAGATAAAGCTCACCTTGTACTTAAAGTAAATCAAGATAACGATATACCACTTATGGATCTTTTGAATGGGTTAACGGCTCCGTTAGAATTGGTGGAATTGATAAATAATCCTGCAAATTCTGCTGATTTCAAAAAAAATGATCTTGATGCAAAATTAAGGGTACAATCTCGAGGTTTAATTGAACTTGTTTCTTCTGGAGACGCGTTTTTGTTAGTTATTTTATTAGGAGTTGCAATTGTGGGGTTGGTAGGTGGAAAATTCAGAGTAGATGTGAATAAAGAAAAGATAGAAGGGGAACTTTCAACAGAAGGACTTTTAGAGAAAATATTAAAATTCAAGCAATTGTCTTCAAGCAATAAGGCTGAAAAACAACTACATGAAAAAACCATAAAAGAGATTGAAGAAAAGCTTTTACTAGCAATGGATAAACTTGAAATGGTTACACCTAAAGAATTAGACAGATTGATAGAAACCCCGATGGAAGAAGTAGTTGTTAATGAGGATATTACGAAATAAATAAAAACAAGAGCTAATTAGCTCTTGTTTTTATTTATAATATGAGGATATCTTGAAAAACCTAAAAATAATAAAAATTGAAATTAAAGAGAATATTACCGGAAAAATTGGTATACCTTCATACAAAATATAGTTTAGCTTGAAAAACAATCCTATAGTAAACATTTGAAGTGAAGTTAGAAATCCGAAAATGATCAAAAACATTCCGCAAATAGAAACGACATGGAGAATTTTCTTCCCGAATTGATTCAGATGCATTTCCATTTTTCATCCTTCCCTTCAATATTTCATTATCCCCTACTTCAGTATATCTTTCAATTATATTCTTTAGCACAATAATTGTCTATTTGTTTCGTTTAATAAATAGGTTTACTTATTTATTAGCGATTGAAGGAGTGAGCGGTCGCCTTTTACTTAGGCCTTACTTATTTACTGCAACAGTATACTTAACCGCTATCCCCTATACTTCCGCATCTGTGAGCGTGCTATTTCCTAGTTTATCAGATGCATGAACCCCTGCCTTCTACCAACCATATTTTTCAACTTTACGTCGGGTATGTCGGGTCTTTTTTAAAAATCCTGACTTAATCAATTTATGCAAATCGTTTGTAGGTTTACCTTTAATAATATTTGTTATATCTTCTTTCTCAAAAGGTCGACCATCATTCGAATACCCCAATTCATTTACTTTATTCGCAACCTTTTCAACACTACCTATGTATGCATACTCCTTGATGATTTGCTCTTCCAGCGTCTCAGGATGGAAGGATTCAACTAAAACTACAAACCCTTGTAATTTCTCAATTTCTTTTTTTGCTTGTTCTACGGTTTTTAAGTTCTTCATCATCTCGCCCCCCTTATCTGAGTAGTTCGACATGTATACTAAATACCCTTTAATTTTACAAATAAAAAAGCGACCCGTCCCCGATTACTGGATAAGTCGCTTTTTGCTAGGTGTATTAGATGCCCTTTACGTCTTTATTATATCATACCCTTACTTATTAACCGCGATAGTATACTTAACCGCTAACCCTAATACATCCGCATCTGTCAGCGTGTTATTTTTCAACTTGTCTTTCCAAGACACATGAGCCCCCGCCTTAATGGCTGCAGCTACAATGATTTCCCGTCTTGCTTTGCTTGAAAGAGATACTTCCGTTTCCGCTTTTAAAGATGGACTTGAAAACTTCAATTCTTCATCCTCCTTTTGTGAAGGTCCTGGTATGTCCGTGGCGACTGTTTTACGTTTCAAACCAAATGCCTCGGCAATCCCATTAACATGGCCACGTGCAACTTTATCAAGAAATGCATTATCTGTTAACAGCTTGGCATCATCCGG of the Sporosarcina sp. FSL K6-1508 genome contains:
- a CDS encoding transcriptional regulator — translated: MRNQLIKSAEYNESLDMMYLAKDGTISKRRINVLQVGEVSFRAYCFLRKSKRTFTIDNVLALVPIVHKERMVI